A region of the Kribbella sp. NBC_01245 genome:
CTCGCGTCGAGGCGGCGACTCAGGTTTGGAACGTGTATCAGGCTCGGCAGCAGCGCATCAACGCCGCGGGTGACGGGGTGACCTCGGTGGTGTGGTTCGCGATTCTCGTCGGCAGTGTGATGTCGATATCGCTGATGTTCATGTTCGGCGGGCCGAAGGTGATGTCGTACGCGATCATCGTGTCGATGCTCGCGGGCTCGATCGGCCTGCTTTTGTTCGCGATCCAGCAATTGCAGAACCCGTTCAGTGGTGAGGCCAGTGTCGGGCCCGAGGCCTTTACCGCCGCGTTGGCCAGGCTCAAACAAGGTGGTTGAGGTGCGCAGGATCTCCGCCGCTGTCTGCGCGTTCGTGCTCTCGCTGGCGTGGGTCGTGCCCGCCTCGGGCGCAGGTTCCGCTGGCGCGTGCGTGATCTTGCAGGCGCAGACGAGTTGGCACGCGACGACGCTGCGGCGGATCGACGTGTCCTCGGGCCGGACGGTGGTGCAGGCATCGCTCGGCTTTCCGGTCAACGCGATCGGGTACGCACGGGAGCAGGACCTGTCGTACGGCATCGCGAACATCCGGCATCGGCCGCATCTCGTCACGATCGACGGGCGTGGAGTGGCCGTGGATCTGGGCGCGATACGGAAGCACGGGCCTTTCCAGCCGACCGCCGGTGCGGTCTCGGGCCACCGGCTGTACCTGCGCGACGGGCATCGGTTGTTCGCGATCGACATCAACCCGCGGAGCCGGTCGTTTCGCGCGGTTGTCGCGATGACGTGGTTGTCGCCGGGGTTTCTCGCTCACTCGGTGGACGACTTCGCGGCTGATCCCGCATCGGGGTGGTTGTACGGCGTGACGACGCTGGGGTTTGGGCCGGCGCAGGTGGTTCGCATCGATCCTTCTAGTGGCAAGGTGCGGGCGGTCGCGTCGTTCCCGGAGTTGCCGCGGCGGCATTCGTACAGCTCGGCGGTGTTCGGAGGACGGGACAGGTTGTACGTCGTCCACACGGCGGCGGGGGAGCGGAGCCGGTTGTTCTCGATCAGGCTGGACGGATCGCGAGTGGTCACCGAACTCGCGTCCTGGTCATCGGCCCGAGGCGGCGACGCCTCCGGCTGCCTCCGCCCAGCCGCCCCTCCACCACCGCCTCCGCCGCCACCCACCCCAACGCCTCGCCCGACGCCGACGCCTTCGCCCACGCCCACTGCTTCGCCGACTGCGACGTCGACGCCGAGGCCGACCGTGACGGCAAGGCCGACTGCGACGCCGACTGCGACGCCGCAACCGACTCCGACCGCCCAGCCGACCGTCAGGCCGACAATGCCTCCGCCCTCGGCCTCACTGCCACCGGTATCGCCCACCCGCGTGCCGCCACAACTCCCTCTGCCGCGTCGCCCGACGCCGACTGCTACCGGGACGCCTTCAACGACGCCGACTCCGTCGAACACTCCGACGGCATCACCGTCCTGGACCGCGACATACGACGCCCTCGCAGCCAAGGACGACGCCGCCAACCCACCGGATCACCTCGTACGCACGCAGCGCCGCTGGTCGATGGCGCTGATCCTGATGATCTTCCTCAGCGGCGCCACCGCCATGCGCATCCGCCGCCGACGCCGTCCGCTCAGTGGTTGACCCGATAGTGGAGGTAGATGGTCTGGTTGATGCGGCGCTCGTCGAGAAGGGTGAGGTCGAGGCGGAGGTCGTCCGGCAGGGATTGGTTGCCGCCGCCAACGATCGCCGGGACGAGGAACAGCTGGAGCTCGTCGACCAGGCCCGCCTTCAAGGCCTGCGCGGCGAGGTGCGGACCGCCAATCGCGAGATCGGCGCCGGCCGTCTCCTTGAGCCGTCGTACGGCCGCCGGGTCGAACTCGCGCTCGAGCCGAGTCCGTTTGGTCCGCACCTCGTTCTCCGGCAGCGTGGACGAGTAGACCACCTTGTCCGCGCCCTGCCAGATCGCCGCGAACTCCTGCTCGACCGGCGGAAGCCCCTCGGCCGTCTCCCAGAACCGCAGCACGTCGTACATCCCGCGCCCATAGAGGTACGTGCCGAGTGGTCGCATCAACTCGTTGACGAAGCCATGGACGTCGTCATCCGGCGCAGCCCAGTCGAAGTTGCCGGTCTCGTCGGCGACATACCCGTCGAGCGACCCGATAGTCGAGTAAATCAGCTTGGCCATACCCCATCGCACCACAAACCAAGCCCCTCGGCACCACCCTGCCGCACCCGTGGAATCGGCGTCCCTTCCTCCTTCTCCCGCGAGTGGTCGCGTCTTAACCTGACCACTCGCGGGGAGGTTCAGACGTGACCACTCGCGGGAGAAGGAGGGGGCGGTGGGCGGTTGGATTGGGTGGATTGGGGAGGGCTCTGGGTTAGATCGTGATGGTTACTTTGCCGCGGGATTGGCCGGATTGGACGTAGGCGATGGCGGCGGGGGCTTCGGCGAGGGGGAAGGAGCGGTCGATCACCGGGGTGACTTTGCCCGTTTCGATCAGGTTGCTGAGGGTGTCGAAGTCCGCGGCGCGCTCGCTGCTGATGATGCCGAGCAGCCGTTGACCGACGAACGGCGAGAGTAGAGCGGCTCGGAGTAGGCGTTCCGTTCCACCGAAGACCTTGCCGCCCTCTTCTCCTCCAACGATGACCAGTGTTCCCTTAGCGGTTAGCAATTGCCGTAGCCGGCGTAGCGGTCGGTTGCCAGCTATGTCGAGGATGAGGTCGTACTGCCCGCTCAACTCGTCACTGGTGTAGTCGATGACCTCGTCGGCTCCGATCGACCAGACCAGGTCTACCTTCGTGGTGCTGCATACGCCCGTCACGTGGGCTCCGAGTGCTTTAGCCAGTTGTACGGCGTACGTGCCGACACCACCAGCCGCACCGATCACCAGCACGCGCTGCCCGGCCTGAACCTTCCCGCTGTCCCGCAACGCCTGCAACGCCGTACCGCCGGAGATAGGAACTGCGGCCGCCTGTTCGAAGGTGAGGTTCTCAGGCTTGCGCGCGAGCCTGTCTTCCCTGGCGGCCGCGTATTCGGCGAATGAGCCCTCACAAGTGCCGAAAACCTCGTCACCTGGTTGGAAGCGCGTGACCCCACTACCGACGGCCTCGACGGTTCCTGCGACTTCCCGGCCTCGTACGGCGGTCTTGGGTGCGCGTACGCCGTACCCAAGACGGAGGAGGTACGGCAGACCCGTCATGAGGTGCCAGGCGCCTGCATCGACACTGGCCGCTTGAACCTTCAGTAGCACCTGGTTGTCGGCAGGCGCGGGCTTGGCGATCT
Encoded here:
- a CDS encoding dihydrofolate reductase family protein, whose protein sequence is MAKLIYSTIGSLDGYVADETGNFDWAAPDDDVHGFVNELMRPLGTYLYGRGMYDVLRFWETAEGLPPVEQEFAAIWQGADKVVYSSTLPENEVRTKRTRLEREFDPAAVRRLKETAGADLAIGGPHLAAQALKAGLVDELQLFLVPAIVGGGNQSLPDDLRLDLTLLDERRINQTIYLHYRVNH
- a CDS encoding NAD(P)-dependent alcohol dehydrogenase — its product is MKAIVQDTYGTTEVLELREIAKPAPADNQVLLKVQAASVDAGAWHLMTGLPYLLRLGYGVRAPKTAVRGREVAGTVEAVGSGVTRFQPGDEVFGTCEGSFAEYAAAREDRLARKPENLTFEQAAAVPISGGTALQALRDSGKVQAGQRVLVIGAAGGVGTYAVQLAKALGAHVTGVCSTTKVDLVWSIGADEVIDYTSDELSGQYDLILDIAGNRPLRRLRQLLTAKGTLVIVGGEEGGKVFGGTERLLRAALLSPFVGQRLLGIISSERAADFDTLSNLIETGKVTPVIDRSFPLAEAPAAIAYVQSGQSRGKVTITI